The Campylobacter armoricus sequence AAAACTAAAGCAAGCCTTTCTTTTTGATTATAGGTTGTGATGATTAATGCACAAGTTTTTGGCTTTTGCCTTTTAAGCTCATATAATTTCATATATTTAAAAAAAGCTCCTAAACCATTACAAGTACTTATGATAAAGCCTTTATAGCCATAAAAGATTCCCTTTTTTAAAATATAATTTCTAAAAAAAGTCCAAATTCCCCTTAGCAAAGCCTTACAAACACTACTTTCTTTATGTAAATTTTGCAAAGCCCAAAGCTTGGAGTATTTTTGAAGTTTATCTAACAAACTATCGATATCTTCAAAAGCAAAATGCCTCAAACCATTTTGTAACTTAATCTTTTTACTATCTTCATGTAAAATCAAACTCTCATGTACTAAATTTTCATTAAAATTAGTATGGGTTTTATTAAATACTCGCATTACATAATCAGGCCACCACCCACAAGCTTTAATCCATTCTCCATTGTATAAATTTTCTCTTGGTAAGGCTATGATATCTTCTTTATTAGGCTCAATTTGCTTTAGTTCTTGTAAAAATTCTTTTTTAGCAAGTTCATCTGCATCGATATTAAAAATCCAATCATTACTAGCATAGCTTATGGCTAAATTTTTCAAAGGTCCAAAACCTATAAATTTATGCTGATAAATCTTGATATTTTTATAACTTTTACTAAACTCATAAGCGATTTTTAAAGTATCATCACTGCTATCATTTTCTATCAAAACAATCTCGCCAAATTCTTGTAAAGTCTCCAAACAAGCTTTTAAAGTTTTTTGAGCATTTTTTACAATCATTATCACACTAATTTGTTTTAAATCCATTTTAAATCCTACAAGTACAATTCATGATTATATCTTTTAAATCTCTTATGAAAGAAAAAATACTCATCAGGTTTAAATTTTATCATTTCTTCACAAGTTTTTGCTTGGTATTTTGTAAGCTCTTCTATGGAATGCTCATTTGCATCCATAGGATCAAAAGTTTTGATAAAAAATTTATCATCTTTTTGATATACAAAGCAAGGTAAAATCACCCCTTTTACTTTTTTAGCAAGCACACTTGCACCTACTATAAAATTTACTTCTTGATTAAAATATTGTATTTTTATACTTTCACTATCTACCGCATCTTGATCGGTTAAAATTCCAAGAGCTCTACCTTCTTTTAAGGCTTTTAGCATTTTTTTAAGTCCGCCTTTTTTCTCTATAAGCTCTATATTAAATTGTGTGCGATTTTTGCTTAAAATTTTATCCATTATTTTACTATCTAAAGCTCTACCTACTATAGAAATTCCTTCAAATTTGGCTCCACAATAAAGAGCTAAAAGCTCCCAATTGCCATAATGAGCCGTAGTTACGATCAAGGGTCTTTTACTTTGCATTAAATTTAAAATTTGTTTCTCATCGTCAAAACAAATTTTGTTAATGATTTCTTCTTTACTCGCATTTTGATTTTTGATAAAATCAATTCCAAATTTAGCAAAATTTTTATAAATATTAAGGCTAGTTTCATCACGCCATTTTTGATTTTTTTCAGGAAAGCAAATTTTTAAGTTTATATCGATAATTTTGCGGTGTTTATGATTTAACTTATAGGTTATTAAAGCAACCAAATTTGCAAAAGAATTTAAAATTTTTGAAGGTAAAAACATAACAAGAGTTTTTAATATATAAAAAAGTATTAAATATATATAATTTATCATTTTTCCAAAAGCTCACAAGCTAATTTAAAAATATCTTTTTCATCGATATTTTGTATGCAAAAATCACTTTTATCTATATGTTTTGAATGTAGTATTTTTTTACCCGCATTGATAGTTTTATTAATATTTGTTTCATAGGTATTTCTTTGACTAGGCGTTGCCCCAAAGATCGTTATAGAGGGCTTATTTAATGCAAAAGCCAAATGAGTTGGTCCGCTATCATTTCCGATAATCAAATCACTTGCCTTAGTTAAAGCACAAAGCTCACTTAAGCTTAATTTTGGTGCAAGTTCTATTTTTAAATGTTTTAAGTTTAAGACAATATCTTTAGCAAAATTAAACTCACCTACATTGCCCCAACCAAGCATAATTTTTGCATTAGTAAAATACTCTAAAAGCATTCTACAAAGCAATATCAAACGCTCTTTTGGGTAAATCTTATTAGGCGTAGATGATCCTACATGTATGAGTATATTTGGTGTATTTTCTCCTAAAGACAATCTTTGCTCCAAGCTTTCTTTCAACTCATCATCTACACTAAAACAACTTTGTTTTAGCTCTATATCATTATAATCAAAATGT is a genomic window containing:
- a CDS encoding glycosyltransferase family 2 protein is translated as MDLKQISVIMIVKNAQKTLKACLETLQEFGEIVLIENDSSDDTLKIAYEFSKSYKNIKIYQHKFIGFGPLKNLAISYASNDWIFNIDADELAKKEFLQELKQIEPNKEDIIALPRENLYNGEWIKACGWWPDYVMRVFNKTHTNFNENLVHESLILHEDSKKIKLQNGLRHFAFEDIDSLLDKLQKYSKLWALQNLHKESSVCKALLRGIWTFFRNYILKKGIFYGYKGFIISTCNGLGAFFKYMKLYELKRQKPKTCALIITTYNQKERLALVLDSVKNLEPLPDEVLIADDGSREGTAKLIQAYQKDFPCKLEHIWQEDEGFRAAASRNKAINASNSEYIVLIDGDMILEKNFINDHLKFASLKTILQGSRVILNEKESKELLNENDFSLAFNKKGFKNQRNVFLAKCVYKFSKLTKKFFKKSQLVKGSKTCNMSFYKSDFEAIEGFNEKFIGWGREDSEFVARFLFNNGVFKRLKFNALAYHIYHEENSKNMLEINHQIYLETIKNEKTTWR
- a CDS encoding lipid A biosynthesis lauroyl acyltransferase; the encoded protein is MINYIYLILFYILKTLVMFLPSKILNSFANLVALITYKLNHKHRKIIDINLKICFPEKNQKWRDETSLNIYKNFAKFGIDFIKNQNASKEEIINKICFDDEKQILNLMQSKRPLIVTTAHYGNWELLALYCGAKFEGISIVGRALDSKIMDKILSKNRTQFNIELIEKKGGLKKMLKALKEGRALGILTDQDAVDSESIKIQYFNQEVNFIVGASVLAKKVKGVILPCFVYQKDDKFFIKTFDPMDANEHSIEELTKYQAKTCEEMIKFKPDEYFFFHKRFKRYNHELYL
- the waaC gene encoding lipopolysaccharide heptosyltransferase I — encoded protein: MKIGLVKLSALGDIIHAVIVLQFIKKHYPKASIDWFVDARFAGLLQDHPMINEVYALPLKDRKFKEVFAMLFEARQNKYDVVIDLQGLIKSALVSKFLCANTFGFDQESIKESFASNFYTHKFACNYEENIIVRNLSLVAYVLNEHFDYNDIELKQSCFSVDDELKESLEQRLSLGENTPNILIHVGSSTPNKIYPKERLILLCRMLLEYFTNAKIMLGWGNVGEFNFAKDIVLNLKHLKIELAPKLSLSELCALTKASDLIIGNDSGPTHLAFALNKPSITIFGATPSQRNTYETNINKTINAGKKILHSKHIDKSDFCIQNIDEKDIFKLACELLEK